ATATCCTATCATTAAACCCCATGTCATTACGCTCCACCCACACCGACCAGCATAGCGCGAAGGGAGTCATGTCCCACAAGATGCCATCAGATTTAACCTTTAGCTCTGGCCACATCAGCAGAAGGTCCTTTACAGAATGAGGCATAACCCAACAAGTGCCTTCTCTCTTTATGACTTCACACCATTCTAACCATATCACCCTTACAGTGAAGAAACAAATGGGAAGAGGTCTCTAAATCTGCCACACACAGGCTGCAAACACCCTCATCTGGAAGGCTGAAACCTCTTGACAAAAGGCCAGCCTTAGTTGCTATACGATCCAACTGCAGTTGCCACATGAACGTAGACACCTTCGCTGGCAccatttttctcaattgtcttgAGACCACCCAACCAGCTTCAGTCAACC
This is a stretch of genomic DNA from Lotus japonicus ecotype B-129 chromosome 1, LjGifu_v1.2. It encodes these proteins:
- the LOC130712574 gene encoding uncharacterized protein LOC130712574, which translates into the protein MGIYSVKGLCSALEEKWLTEAGWVVSRQLRKMVPAKVSTFMWQLQLDRIATKAGLLSRGFSLPDEGVCSLCVADLETSSHLFLHCKELKVKSDGILWDMTPFALCWSVWVERNDMGFNDRIFNAEAVWDMHLARITGWVRAWWNHCPYSANQIVLGIQHISLPKKKKVRTVQQWVPPATPILKFNVDGSTLGGPGRSGVVGC